GTCCTTGGCCAACGAGCGGTGCGTTCGAGCCTGGTTGTAGTAGGCATCGTAGGATCGAAGAATCCGGCGCAGGTGCGCTGCACCCATAACGACGACATGGTCGAGGCATTCGCGTCGGATCGACCCGATCAAACGTTCGGCATACGGGTTCTGCCAGGGCGACCGCGGCGCGGTGGGGTGGTCTCGGATGCCCATCGCCTGTAAGCGACGTCTGAACACGGCGCCATAGATACGATCGCGATCACGAATGAGGTATTTGGGTGCGCCGTCCCAAGGAAAAGCCTCAGTGACCTGTCGAGCGACCCATTCGGCCGTCGGGTTGGTCGTCACCGCCGTCCACACTAGCAGACGACGCGCCAAGCGCACGATGACCAACCCGTAGAGCATCCGGAAGCCGATGGTCGGCACCACGAACAGGTCCATGGCGGCGATGCCGTCGGCGTGATTGTGCAGGAAGGTCTTCCAGCCCTGCGACGGCGGGCCCCGGCGCTTGGCCATGTACTTGGCCACGGTCGACTGGGCGACGCCGAAGCCCAGCTTGAGCAGTTCGCCATGAATACGTGGCGCACCCCACAGCGGGTTCTCCCGGCTCATCTGGCGGATGAGGTCGCGAAGTTCGCTACCGACCGGCGGACGGCCCAGTCGACGCCGCGACCTCCAACGCCAATACCGCCGAAATCCCGCACGGTGCCAGCGGACTAGCGTCTCCGGCTGGACCAGAACCAGGGCTGGCCGCACCGAGGGAAACAGGCGATGGAGCCAGACGAAGAAGACTCGGTCGCCATTGGTCAGCTTGACCCGGCCCGGCACCTTGCGCCGCAGCACGATCAGCT
This portion of the Nitrososphaerota archaeon genome encodes:
- a CDS encoding transposase family protein, translating into MTGLLRLFLAIVASLFKSRTRLEAENTALRQQLIVLRRKVPGRVKLTNGDRVFFVWLHRLFPSVRPALVLVQPETLVRWHRAGFRRYWRWRSRRRLGRPPVGSELRDLIRQMSRENPLWGAPRIHGELLKLGFGVAQSTVAKYMAKRRGPPSQGWKTFLHNHADGIAAMDLFVVPTIGFRMLYGLVIVRLARRLLVWTAVTTNPTAEWVARQVTEAFPWDGAPKYLIRDRDRIYGAVFRRRLQAMGIRDHPTAPRSPWQNPYAERLIGSIRRECLDHVVVMGAAHLRRILRSYDAYYNQARTHRSLAKDCPILRPIKAFGTIFSQPVLGGLHHQYARI